ACTGGAGGGTGACGGGAGCTTCGACAGTCCCGAGTCGCTCGCGCTCCTCGACGAAGCCGACGTGGTGGTTACCAACCCACCCTGGAGCCTCATCAGGACCTTCATCCCACTTCTGATCGAGCACGACAAGAAGTTCCTGGTGTTGGGCGACCAGAACTTCATCACCTACCGGGAGGTATTCGCTCAGATCGCAGCCAACAGGCTGTGGTTCGGCTACAACAACGGTGGGACCAAGTGGTTCCGCGTACCGGACGACTACGAGATCAAGACTGAGTCGCGCAAGAAAGTTGTTGACGGTATCAAGTACTTCTCGATGGGGCGCGCCTACTGGTTCACGAACCTGGACACCGCTAGGCGCCACGAACCACTGACGCTCTACAGGCGCTACACGCCCGAGGAGTACCCGACCTACACGAACTACCCTGCGATCGAGGTCGGCAAAGTGTCCGAGATCCCTGAGAATTACGACGGCGAGATGGGCGTCCCGATCACCTTCTTGGATAAGTACAACCCCGACCAGTTCGAGCTCGTCGGCCAGAGCATCGACCTCGCGGAGCCGATGTCGAAGTATGCCGCCAAGGAGGACTACGCGAAGAACGGCAAAGCAGTCGGCGGGACCGGTAAGTTCTTTGTCCCGGTTGGGGGCGGCAAGCACGAAGGGGTCTACCAACGTGTTGTCATCAAGAGGATCGGAGCCAGGGGATGAAGATTGACCTTCACCGCATCCCAATCCGTGAGGTCGTGAAGGGCTACTCCGATGACGGCGAGGGTGGCGTGCGCGGCTATGACGACAAGCTCAACATTCGCCCGCCATACCAACGCGAGTTCGTCTATGACGACAAGAAGCGCGAGGCGGTCATCCAGACCATCCTCAAGAGGTTCCCCCTGAACGTCATGTACTGGGCAGTCAACGGCGACGGCACGTTCGAGGTGCTCGACGGCCAGCAACGCACGATCTCACTGTGCCAGTACGTTGCCGGTGATTTCTCGGTGCAGATCGACGGCCGACCTATGGCCTTCCACAATCTGACACCGCCACAGAAGGACGCCATCCTGAACTACGAGTTGATGGTCTACTTCTGCGAGGGCGACGACAAGGAGCGCCTGGACTGGTTCGAGACGATCAACATCGCCGGGGAGAAGCTCACCGACCAGGAGCTCCGCAACGCGGTCTACACCGGTCCGTGGCTGAGCCATGCGAAGTCGATCTTCTCCAAGACAAACGGCCCGGCTTACGGGCTGGCCTCGAAGTACGTCGCGGGCTCCCCTACTCGACAGGAGCTGCTAGAGAAGGCGCTGAAGTGGAAATCGGGCGGCAAGGTCGCCGAGTACATGTCGCTTCACCAGCACGACCAGAACGCCAATGAGCTGTGGTCGTACTTCCGGGCGGTTGTGCAGTGGGTGCAGGACACCTTCACCACGTATCGGAGAGAGATGAAGTCGGTCGAGTGGGGGCCGCTGTACGACCAGTACCACCGCCAGCAGTTCGACACGGCAGAACTGGAGCGCCGGACCGTCGAACTCATCAAGGACCCGGATGTCACCAAGAATCGCGGCATCTACACGTACCTGCTCACCGGCGACCCGCGCCACCTGAGCATCCGGCAGTTCGACGCCCGCGAGAGACAGGCCGCTTATGAGCGGCAGGATCATCGCTGCGCCAACGGGGCCCACTGCAAGACACTCGGGAACGACCAGGGCCAGATGACGTTCACCATCGAACAGATGGAGGGCGACCACATCACGCCGTGGAGCAAGGGCGGAAAGACGACCGCCGAGAACTGCCAGATGCTCTGCATCCCGTGCAATCGGGACAAGCGCGGCCAGTGAGGCAGTGCGACGGCGCTGGAGACAACCCCCTTGCACAACTTGTCGGACTCAACCTCGGACCGCGTTGGCCACTTTTCGTGATGACGCAAGGATTGCCCCAGAGCGTGGCCTCGCAGGAATGATCGGTCGCCAATCGGCTACAGAGGCAGTTCAACTTCCTGCGCACCAGTCAGCTCTGGCCTAGGACGAGGCGTGCTCGCGTAGGCCCCTATCCCGGCGATTGCGTCGTGGAGCACGCGCCGGGAGCAACCGAGGTCGCGTGCGATCTTCGCTTTGGGTTCGCCGGCGACGGCCATCTTGCGGGCGAGCTGCACCTGGTCGTCGTCGAGCTTGCGGGCTCGACCTTTGTACGCCCCGCGCTGCTTGGCCAGCTCGATTCCTTCGCGTTGCCGCTCCCGGATCAAGGACCGCTCGAGTTCGGCGACCGCGCCGATGAGTTGGCGCTGGAAGGTCGCGAACGGATCGTCTGATCCGGGAGCGAACGTCAGCCGCTCTTTCACGAACTCGATCGTCACGCCGCGGCCGGTGAGTTCGTCGACGAGCTGCTCCAGGTCGACGAGGGATCGCGCGAGCCGATCCATCGAGGAGACGCGGAGAGTGTCCCCGCGGCGGAGGTGTCGCACCGCGTCGGCTAGGCCGGCGCGGTCCTGTCGGCTGCCGCCGGACACGTGGTCGGTGAACAGCTCTTCGACGTCGCCGATCGCGGCGAGCTGGCGATCGAGGTTCTGTGATGTGGACGAGACGCGGACGTACCCAACGATTTGACCCGGCATGTCTAGACCCTAGATGCAGACTGTGCATTTAGGGAGAGTTGGACCCTAGATGCA
The window above is part of the Calidifontibacter indicus genome. Proteins encoded here:
- a CDS encoding recombinase family protein; protein product: MPGQIVGYVRVSSTSQNLDRQLAAIGDVEELFTDHVSGGSRQDRAGLADAVRHLRRGDTLRVSSMDRLARSLVDLEQLVDELTGRGVTIEFVKERLTFAPGSDDPFATFQRQLIGAVAELERSLIRERQREGIELAKQRGAYKGRARKLDDDQVQLARKMAVAGEPKAKIARDLGCSRRVLHDAIAGIGAYASTPRPRPELTGAQEVELPL
- a CDS encoding adenine-specific methyltransferase EcoRI family protein, whose translation is MAGNVTLSARNNNSADEFYTQLSDIEAELRHYRSQFEGKIVFCNCDDPFESNFFKYFAMNFTHLGLKKLIATSYAGSPITGQQLPLFDVAGLSESRPPRDVFKVEITHVPDLNGDGAIDMLDVEELLRHDANVITPLEGDGSFDSPESLALLDEADVVVTNPPWSLIRTFIPLLIEHDKKFLVLGDQNFITYREVFAQIAANRLWFGYNNGGTKWFRVPDDYEIKTESRKKVVDGIKYFSMGRAYWFTNLDTARRHEPLTLYRRYTPEEYPTYTNYPAIEVGKVSEIPENYDGEMGVPITFLDKYNPDQFELVGQSIDLAEPMSKYAAKEDYAKNGKAVGGTGKFFVPVGGGKHEGVYQRVVIKRIGARG
- a CDS encoding HNH endonuclease family protein; this encodes MKIDLHRIPIREVVKGYSDDGEGGVRGYDDKLNIRPPYQREFVYDDKKREAVIQTILKRFPLNVMYWAVNGDGTFEVLDGQQRTISLCQYVAGDFSVQIDGRPMAFHNLTPPQKDAILNYELMVYFCEGDDKERLDWFETINIAGEKLTDQELRNAVYTGPWLSHAKSIFSKTNGPAYGLASKYVAGSPTRQELLEKALKWKSGGKVAEYMSLHQHDQNANELWSYFRAVVQWVQDTFTTYRREMKSVEWGPLYDQYHRQQFDTAELERRTVELIKDPDVTKNRGIYTYLLTGDPRHLSIRQFDARERQAAYERQDHRCANGAHCKTLGNDQGQMTFTIEQMEGDHITPWSKGGKTTAENCQMLCIPCNRDKRGQ